Proteins encoded within one genomic window of Chitinivibrionales bacterium:
- a CDS encoding AMP-binding protein produces the protein MPFLSFVVILGGSFCLFLLPSSRIVYIRKTYIPYSPRKVVCMTQLPSLAAFLESHAESEAPNPAVVFNGQRIGYGDLNQKANLVARFLMGNHIAVGDRVILLSDNSINFIIAYYGIIKSGGVAIPLNTGFGAQKITGIIKETGAKALIVSSRYERLIQETYLLGTPLPCTVIERPALSWGTKKGAVWEWDDILGESNSSNPLLELDRNDLCNIIYTSGSTGIPKGVMLTHRNLTANTHSICKYLRLTPQDIQMAVLPFYYVMGLSLLNTHIACGGTVVINNQFAFPAAVLNQMIAENVTGFSGVPATYAYLLHRSPLLKYREKLTSLRYCSQAGGHMSSQIKKQLRDTLPTHTDIVIMYGATEASARLTYLDPKYYTEKIDSIGKAIPGVTLCVLDKEGKQLPPGAEGELVATGHNIMKGYFNDADGTREVLDHNGYHTGDVGYMDKDGFFYITGRKDNLLKVGGHRINPQEIEDVLMSTGLLVEVAVLGVPDKLMVHKLRAIGVAIDTTTTEKDILAKASQSLPRYKIPESVKLVRMLPKKGSGKVDREACLRMVG, from the coding sequence ATGCCGTTCCTCTCATTTGTCGTCATCCTTGGCGGTAGCTTTTGTCTCTTTTTATTACCCTCATCCAGAATAGTGTATATTAGAAAAACATACATCCCCTATTCACCACGGAAGGTTGTTTGTATGACGCAATTACCATCCCTCGCAGCGTTTCTTGAGTCCCATGCGGAATCGGAGGCACCCAATCCTGCGGTTGTTTTCAATGGGCAACGGATCGGCTATGGAGACCTGAACCAAAAAGCGAATTTGGTTGCCCGTTTTCTTATGGGGAACCATATTGCCGTGGGTGACCGGGTAATTCTGCTCTCCGACAACAGCATCAATTTTATTATCGCCTACTATGGTATCATCAAATCGGGCGGGGTTGCCATACCGCTCAACACCGGGTTCGGTGCTCAGAAAATTACAGGGATCATAAAAGAGACCGGGGCAAAGGCGCTCATTGTCTCATCCCGGTATGAACGGCTGATTCAGGAAACATATCTCCTTGGCACTCCGCTTCCCTGTACGGTAATCGAGCGCCCGGCGCTTTCATGGGGTACAAAAAAGGGAGCGGTATGGGAATGGGACGATATACTCGGGGAGAGTAATTCGTCAAATCCATTGCTCGAACTCGACCGTAACGATCTGTGCAATATTATTTACACCTCCGGTTCCACCGGGATACCCAAGGGGGTGATGCTGACCCATCGGAATCTTACGGCCAACACCCATTCTATTTGTAAATACCTTCGACTCACCCCCCAGGACATTCAGATGGCCGTCCTTCCCTTTTACTATGTCATGGGCCTGTCGCTTCTCAACACGCACATCGCCTGCGGCGGAACTGTCGTTATCAACAACCAGTTTGCGTTCCCCGCCGCGGTGCTCAACCAGATGATTGCCGAAAACGTTACCGGCTTTTCAGGTGTTCCGGCCACCTACGCCTATCTGCTCCACCGCTCGCCCCTGCTCAAGTACCGTGAGAAGCTGACATCGCTTCGCTACTGCTCCCAGGCCGGCGGCCACATGTCCTCCCAGATAAAAAAACAGCTCCGGGATACCCTTCCGACCCACACCGATATTGTTATCATGTACGGCGCGACCGAAGCCTCGGCCCGGCTCACCTACCTCGATCCGAAATATTATACCGAAAAGATTGATTCTATCGGCAAAGCGATCCCCGGGGTTACCCTGTGCGTTTTAGACAAAGAGGGCAAACAACTTCCTCCCGGCGCCGAAGGCGAGCTGGTGGCTACCGGCCATAATATCATGAAAGGATATTTCAATGATGCCGATGGTACCCGGGAAGTTCTGGACCACAACGGCTACCATACCGGCGATGTGGGGTATATGGACAAAGATGGATTTTTCTATATTACCGGACGAAAAGACAACCTTCTGAAAGTAGGCGGCCACCGGATAAATCCTCAGGAGATCGAAGATGTTCTTATGTCCACCGGGCTTCTTGTTGAAGTTGCGGTGCTGGGTGTTCCCGACAAACTCATGGTCCATAAACTCCGGGCAATCGGAGTGGCTATCGATACAACCACCACCGAAAAGGATATCCTGGCCAAAGCATCACAAAGCCTCCCCCGGTATAAAATCCCCGAATCGGTCAAGCTTGTGCGAATGCTTCCCAAAAAAGGAAGCGGCAAGGTCGACCGGGAGGCGTGCTTGAGGATGGTGGGGTGA
- a CDS encoding methyltransferase domain-containing protein: protein MKKGSKKKEVADFFSSATAYWDSIYTQNSGDVDIFDHITVTGRQHYLLRFLLDHKVKGIALDIGCGAGVLMKQLEKQQVQTVGLDISPAMARKTKEVMSDVPGFLGVVQGDIEHLPFKPRAFAAVTSIGVLQYLKDDKEAIAEMCRVTATEGVVVCSTPNLLRLNNFFDPYYYTRRGMDYCRYVVNKKILKKQDLFSASEYHDNRNFGNRRYLRGQLDKHFLEHRFKKTNMAGVGYGPFTLWKNKVLPDSINVMLNDRMHRFSQKAFGKWMGFLATRWVSCYKNEN, encoded by the coding sequence ATGAAGAAGGGCAGCAAAAAAAAAGAGGTAGCCGATTTTTTCTCATCGGCAACAGCCTACTGGGATTCGATATACACCCAAAATTCGGGTGATGTCGACATATTCGATCATATAACGGTCACCGGAAGACAGCACTATCTGCTCCGGTTTCTTCTGGACCATAAGGTAAAGGGGATCGCACTGGATATCGGCTGCGGTGCCGGTGTTCTGATGAAGCAGCTCGAGAAGCAGCAGGTGCAAACCGTGGGCCTGGATATTTCTCCTGCCATGGCGCGAAAAACAAAAGAGGTCATGAGCGATGTCCCGGGGTTCCTCGGTGTTGTGCAGGGTGATATCGAACATCTGCCATTCAAACCCCGGGCATTCGCCGCGGTCACCAGTATCGGCGTATTGCAGTACCTCAAAGACGATAAGGAGGCTATTGCAGAGATGTGCCGGGTTACCGCCACCGAGGGCGTGGTTGTCTGCTCCACCCCGAACCTTCTGCGGCTGAACAACTTTTTCGATCCCTATTATTACACCCGACGGGGGATGGATTACTGCCGGTATGTCGTAAATAAAAAAATACTGAAAAAACAGGATCTTTTTTCGGCCTCCGAATATCACGACAACCGGAATTTCGGCAACAGAAGATACCTTCGGGGCCAGCTTGACAAACACTTTTTGGAGCATCGGTTCAAAAAGACCAACATGGCCGGTGTGGGTTACGGACCCTTTACGTTGTGGAAAAACAAGGTATTGCCCGACTCGATCAATGTCATGCTCAACGACCGTATGCACCGTTTTTCGCAGAAAGCCTTTGGGAAATGGATGGGGTTTCTTGCCACCCGATGGGTATCGTGTTACAAAAATGAAAATTAA
- a CDS encoding methyltransferase domain-containing protein — protein MRDDAQVLENRRLEGVEVQEQYRQIHERHRIFPAVFEKRNHKRILDISSGVGIVGKRIQEFCDDTEVVCNDISEAALETMRRAGLKTISFDLDTEETPFPPGDNEFDAVISLATIEHLIHCDHFMQELYRIISPGGHLYLSSPNYAGFLYLMPVLLTGHTFHNPLGPNTRYEFYAHVRYFTYNSLLSYVSSFGFVPEAAYVGVPRESTKFLQLKKSAPAKAFIFQNAMKAMCTTLSPRWASEPVICFQKVSRSEQQKKPKVKKIVL, from the coding sequence ATGAGAGACGATGCACAGGTTCTTGAAAACAGAAGGCTTGAAGGAGTTGAAGTCCAGGAGCAGTATCGGCAAATCCACGAACGTCACCGGATTTTCCCGGCTGTCTTTGAAAAACGGAACCATAAGCGGATACTCGATATCTCCTCGGGAGTGGGTATTGTCGGAAAACGGATACAGGAGTTTTGCGATGATACGGAAGTTGTGTGTAACGACATAAGCGAAGCCGCGCTCGAGACCATGCGGCGCGCTGGTTTGAAAACGATCAGCTTTGACCTTGACACCGAAGAAACTCCCTTTCCGCCGGGGGATAATGAATTCGATGCGGTCATTTCGCTTGCCACGATCGAACACCTGATCCATTGCGATCATTTCATGCAGGAATTATACCGGATCATTTCGCCGGGCGGACACCTCTATCTGTCTTCCCCCAACTACGCCGGGTTCCTTTACCTGATGCCGGTCCTTCTCACCGGACATACCTTTCATAATCCTCTGGGCCCAAACACCAGATACGAATTTTATGCCCATGTGCGATATTTTACCTACAACAGTCTTCTCAGCTATGTATCATCATTCGGTTTTGTTCCGGAAGCCGCCTATGTCGGGGTCCCGCGGGAAAGCACGAAATTCTTACAACTGAAAAAGAGTGCGCCGGCCAAAGCATTCATCTTTCAGAATGCAATGAAAGCCATGTGCACGACCCTTTCCCCCCGGTGGGCATCGGAGCCGGTTATCTGCTTTCAGAAAGTATCGCGCTCCGAACAGCAAAAAAAGCCTAAAGTAAAGAAAATCGTTTTATAG
- a CDS encoding glycosyltransferase, with the protein MKTGMVAYTFYEDDNRVRRYAEALAKRGDEVEVIAARPRGQAKEGVLKGVRVFRIYERLLNEKGKSDYFIRTTLFLLASFLKVTLRHLRRPYDVLHIHSIPDYEVFAALIPRLTGTKIILDIHDLVPELFAGKFKKEPNHWMTKILRSVEKMCCSFSHHVIISNDLWRDRIVTRSVREEKCTALLNYPDSSIFNPDPPLEKNNSDAFICLYPGSLNYHQGVDIAVKACSLIQIPNLEFHIYGYGPLWELLEKQIREFNLQQTVFLHDIVSLEEIAAVMGSADLGIVPKRAEDFGNEAFSTKTLEFMMLGVPIILSETRIDKFYYNHSLVEFFKSGNEMDLAKKITYLYGNPHRRNELIENGKAYAEQNIWERKKQLYFDIVDAIPQKNKARIPAKVRG; encoded by the coding sequence ATGAAAACAGGCATGGTTGCATATACGTTTTATGAAGACGACAACCGGGTTCGGCGGTATGCTGAGGCGCTTGCGAAAAGGGGTGATGAGGTTGAAGTAATCGCGGCGCGGCCCAGGGGCCAGGCAAAGGAAGGGGTCCTGAAAGGAGTACGGGTTTTCCGAATATACGAACGCCTGCTGAATGAAAAAGGGAAATCCGATTATTTTATAAGGACCACCCTGTTTCTTTTAGCCTCCTTTTTAAAAGTAACGCTCAGACACCTTCGCCGTCCCTACGATGTTCTTCATATTCATTCCATACCCGACTATGAGGTTTTTGCCGCCCTTATTCCCCGGCTAACCGGCACAAAAATTATCCTCGATATCCATGACCTTGTTCCCGAACTATTTGCCGGCAAGTTTAAAAAGGAGCCAAACCACTGGATGACCAAAATCTTGCGGTCGGTCGAAAAAATGTGCTGCTCCTTTTCGCACCATGTAATCATTTCAAATGATCTCTGGCGGGATAGAATCGTCACGCGGTCGGTAAGGGAAGAAAAGTGTACCGCTCTTCTCAATTACCCCGATTCTTCCATATTCAATCCCGATCCACCATTAGAAAAAAATAATTCCGATGCATTCATCTGCCTCTATCCCGGATCGCTCAATTACCATCAGGGAGTCGACATTGCCGTGAAAGCCTGCTCACTGATACAGATTCCCAATCTCGAATTTCATATCTACGGCTATGGCCCGCTCTGGGAACTTCTGGAGAAGCAGATTCGTGAGTTCAACCTCCAACAAACCGTTTTCCTTCACGACATAGTTTCTCTGGAAGAAATTGCCGCGGTCATGGGATCGGCCGACCTGGGAATTGTCCCCAAACGGGCCGAGGATTTCGGCAACGAAGCGTTCTCCACCAAAACACTGGAATTCATGATGCTTGGTGTGCCTATCATCCTCTCCGAAACCCGTATCGACAAATTTTATTACAACCATTCACTGGTCGAATTCTTTAAATCCGGCAATGAAATGGATCTGGCTAAAAAGATTACCTATCTCTATGGTAATCCCCACCGGCGAAACGAATTGATTGAAAACGGCAAGGCCTATGCCGAACAAAATATTTGGGAACGAAAAAAACAGCTATACTTCGATATTGTCGATGCTATCCCGCAGAAAAACAAGGCCCGTATCCCGGCGAAGGTAAGGGGATGA
- a CDS encoding DUF1624 domain-containing protein: MNTYSKRIYAFDMLRGIVMILMTIDHAGIVFDKFHFSRDSWFNYSSATIPHLQFIVRWITHTCAVTFIFLAGTSLALSIGRKKSESISAAPAIDRHIFFRALFFIGIELFYWNKFCLQVLFAIAMCYLCMIFLRRLAWRLNLIIALFLLIFNELAVHSFFSLADIDLFVIKSSARGAYIDIGAIRLLFPFVHPGIPFQVGSIKINVLYPFLPWLPLMIFGWLFGEFINNKGKALLYTPKFHRLLAFGSLILITLALMLKYINRYGNMFVYREGLSLVNWLYISKYPPSLTYFMYQTGIMLALMLLCLKIEAKKERIALFNPLIVFGQTAFFFYLIHKHVMLLPAKLFHIEGELNIWPALLAAVITMIVMYPLCILFRRVKRQRSFFILRYI; encoded by the coding sequence ATGAATACATACAGTAAAAGAATATATGCCTTTGATATGCTTCGCGGTATTGTGATGATACTTATGACAATCGATCATGCCGGCATTGTCTTCGATAAGTTTCATTTCAGCCGGGACTCCTGGTTCAACTATTCATCCGCAACAATACCACATTTGCAATTCATTGTCCGCTGGATTACCCATACCTGTGCCGTTACCTTTATCTTTCTGGCGGGGACCTCCCTGGCTTTGAGTATCGGTCGAAAAAAATCCGAAAGCATTTCGGCGGCCCCCGCTATCGACAGGCACATTTTTTTCAGAGCCCTCTTTTTCATTGGTATCGAACTCTTTTACTGGAATAAGTTCTGTCTTCAGGTATTATTTGCAATTGCCATGTGTTACCTCTGCATGATATTTTTGCGACGATTAGCATGGCGGCTGAATCTGATAATTGCATTGTTTCTGCTTATCTTCAATGAACTGGCGGTCCATTCATTTTTCTCCCTGGCCGATATTGATCTGTTTGTAATAAAGTCATCGGCCCGGGGAGCGTATATTGATATAGGGGCAATCAGACTTCTCTTCCCCTTTGTTCATCCGGGCATCCCATTTCAAGTCGGTTCAATAAAGATCAATGTTCTGTATCCTTTTCTTCCCTGGCTCCCCCTTATGATATTCGGGTGGCTTTTTGGCGAATTTATAAATAACAAAGGAAAAGCCCTGCTTTATACACCAAAATTCCACCGTCTGCTGGCTTTTGGAAGCCTTATCTTGATAACCCTGGCGCTCATGTTAAAGTATATTAATCGATACGGAAATATGTTTGTGTATCGTGAAGGATTATCACTTGTTAACTGGCTCTATATAAGCAAGTATCCGCCAAGCCTGACCTATTTTATGTATCAAACCGGTATCATGCTGGCGCTCATGCTTCTGTGCCTTAAAATCGAAGCTAAAAAGGAGAGGATTGCGCTTTTCAATCCATTGATCGTCTTCGGTCAAACCGCCTTCTTTTTCTATCTTATTCACAAACATGTGATGTTGCTTCCGGCTAAACTGTTTCACATCGAAGGAGAATTGAATATATGGCCGGCTTTACTTGCAGCGGTTATTACCATGATTGTCATGTATCCCCTTTGCATTCTGTTCAGAAGAGTCAAGCGGCAACGTTCGTTTTTTATACTCAGGTATATATGA
- a CDS encoding ATP-grasp domain-containing protein, which translates to MVRTDLDTLCGHCQRKVFIRYRYLRQFYWYQFPENARKMGYRATGENIHAESDGESRMKGKPTIKKRKVGVLIPDAEEWTAVKIARCLRHPDIKVYFLSRNRHSVAQHSNCKVKYMNLNYTCYSELLDGIKGLHTQHSFDVILPATLSGVEFIARYKKELEKIIKVPANPVAQQILLEKNKWDFIFSGNLLHAPLIPSVFIGNSAKNEIHNKNRVKKMRFPVLIKPVSGKGGWGIVKACGYDEVIRIWESKKGLIRHTGYFVQEYVPGNDYSMSVFCKKGEIIVSSIQESVLGNDTHYGPQRIMDFVHHDEIYGISRMLLKKLGWNGIACIDFRIDKKSGKCFVLEINCRLGQAVLGSLCAGINFPRILLHDALNIDLPKCEYKPCRYAHPAASVRALSGVLKPHTQKIKIGWHESGLQYTLMDPMPEIIELFNHLSKTMLLAKK; encoded by the coding sequence ATGGTCCGAACAGACCTGGACACGTTATGCGGCCACTGCCAAAGGAAGGTTTTTATCCGTTACCGATATCTGCGCCAATTTTATTGGTATCAATTCCCGGAAAATGCTCGAAAAATGGGGTATCGAGCAACAGGTGAAAACATTCATGCGGAAAGCGATGGGGAGAGCCGCATGAAAGGAAAACCGACAATTAAAAAGCGGAAAGTCGGGGTTTTGATTCCCGATGCCGAGGAGTGGACCGCGGTCAAAATTGCCCGGTGCCTGCGCCATCCTGATATAAAAGTCTATTTCCTTTCCCGTAACCGGCACTCTGTCGCGCAGCACAGCAACTGTAAAGTTAAATATATGAATTTGAATTATACCTGTTACAGCGAACTGTTGGATGGAATCAAAGGTCTGCATACACAGCATTCCTTTGATGTCATTCTTCCCGCAACATTATCCGGTGTCGAGTTTATCGCCCGGTATAAGAAGGAATTGGAAAAGATAATAAAGGTTCCGGCCAATCCTGTTGCACAACAGATACTGCTCGAAAAAAACAAGTGGGATTTTATCTTTTCCGGTAACCTGTTGCATGCCCCCCTCATCCCGTCGGTTTTTATCGGAAACTCTGCAAAAAATGAAATCCATAATAAAAACCGGGTAAAAAAAATGCGATTTCCCGTGCTCATCAAACCGGTAAGCGGTAAGGGGGGATGGGGCATTGTTAAGGCTTGCGGTTATGACGAGGTCATCCGGATCTGGGAAAGTAAAAAGGGTTTGATACGTCATACCGGCTATTTCGTACAGGAATATGTTCCGGGAAATGATTACTCGATGAGTGTCTTTTGTAAAAAAGGAGAAATTATTGTCTCTTCCATACAAGAATCGGTTCTGGGCAATGACACTCATTACGGCCCCCAGAGGATCATGGATTTTGTTCATCATGATGAGATTTACGGCATAAGCAGAATGCTTTTGAAGAAATTAGGCTGGAACGGCATAGCGTGTATCGATTTCCGGATAGACAAAAAAAGTGGAAAATGTTTTGTTCTCGAAATAAACTGCCGCCTGGGGCAGGCGGTTTTAGGTTCACTCTGCGCAGGGATAAATTTTCCCCGGATACTTTTGCATGATGCTTTAAATATCGATTTGCCGAAATGCGAATATAAGCCCTGCAGATATGCCCATCCGGCCGCCTCTGTGCGGGCACTATCCGGAGTACTGAAACCCCATACTCAAAAAATAAAAATCGGCTGGCATGAGAGTGGTCTCCAGTATACCCTTATGGACCCGATGCCCGAAATCATTGAACTGTTCAATCACCTTTCAAAAACCATGCTTTTAGCAAAAAAATGA
- a CDS encoding GNAT family N-acetyltransferase translates to MMTNLAIPTRALDVPVVNELDKLEHFREFWDKNNANPNADLDFYKTIITCRSDMGARPLVFVIKEDDTIRCLIAARLEHVRHVFRIGYLRLPGPKIRKLELIHGGMIGTMEEHQATLFANNVSKIMADNKIDMIYADMLHSDSPLRKSLDDCTPSLLRNPFFKQQKHYLLNFPESFEALMGQMKSKHRYWIRRQTRLLEESCPNHRIALLCRSDEIDRLMEDAEKVAAHTYQRALGRGFINNDEMRTRLELQAGRGRLRAYLLYLDTAPACFWIGFRQGTTFHLSSTGYDPQYRKMEIGTVLFYKMVEDLFENGIESVDFGCGEAFYKARLANEEWSEQTWTRYAATAKGRFLSVTDICANFIGINSRKMLEKWGIEQQVKTFMRKAMGRAA, encoded by the coding sequence ATGATGACTAATTTGGCGATACCTACAAGAGCACTCGATGTACCTGTTGTAAACGAACTGGATAAACTGGAACATTTCCGTGAATTCTGGGACAAAAACAATGCAAATCCGAATGCAGACCTCGATTTTTATAAAACCATCATCACCTGTCGTTCAGATATGGGGGCCCGTCCTCTGGTATTTGTTATTAAAGAGGATGATACAATCCGGTGTTTGATTGCAGCCCGGTTGGAGCATGTTCGTCATGTTTTCAGAATCGGCTATCTGCGGCTTCCCGGACCCAAAATCAGAAAGCTCGAATTAATTCACGGCGGCATGATCGGGACCATGGAAGAGCATCAGGCAACGCTCTTTGCAAACAACGTGTCGAAGATAATGGCCGACAACAAAATTGATATGATTTATGCAGATATGCTCCATTCGGATTCTCCCTTGCGGAAATCTCTGGATGATTGCACTCCTTCACTGCTTCGCAACCCCTTTTTCAAACAGCAGAAGCATTATCTGCTCAATTTTCCCGAATCCTTTGAAGCGCTCATGGGCCAGATGAAATCAAAGCATCGGTACTGGATACGAAGGCAGACACGATTGCTTGAGGAATCCTGTCCCAATCACCGAATTGCACTGTTGTGCAGGAGTGATGAGATTGATCGGTTGATGGAAGATGCCGAAAAGGTTGCAGCCCATACCTATCAACGGGCGCTTGGTCGCGGTTTCATCAATAATGACGAAATGCGGACCCGGCTCGAACTTCAGGCGGGAAGAGGACGGCTGCGGGCATATCTCTTGTATCTCGATACTGCACCGGCCTGTTTCTGGATAGGGTTTAGGCAGGGAACAACCTTTCATCTCAGCTCCACCGGATATGATCCCCAATACAGAAAGATGGAAATCGGCACTGTACTTTTTTACAAAATGGTGGAAGACCTCTTCGAGAACGGAATAGAATCAGTAGACTTCGGTTGTGGTGAGGCTTTTTATAAAGCCAGGCTGGCGAATGAAGAATGGTCCGAACAGACCTGGACACGTTATGCGGCCACTGCCAAAGGAAGGTTTTTATCCGTTACCGATATCTGCGCCAATTTTATTGGTATCAATTCCCGGAAAATGCTCGAAAAATGGGGTATCGAGCAACAGGTGAAAACATTCATGCGGAAAGCGATGGGGAGAGCCGCATGA
- a CDS encoding antibiotic acetyltransferase yields MNFLLYKLYNTKLAMMKKLIVKLVLMEEKGECHSRTLRRIFNNYHNIDVGMYSYGACFNWRLFHPGITVGRYCSISPTASARTRGHPLEFKSSHPLFFSSKMKLCKEDLVTFSPLVIGNDVWMGYNSIILPRVERIGDGAVIGANAVVTDNVPPYAVVAGVPAKVIRYRFSPNTIDKLLQEKWWDKDLEELKPHLEEFTRKYNP; encoded by the coding sequence ATGAATTTTTTACTCTACAAATTGTACAACACAAAGCTTGCCATGATGAAGAAGCTTATTGTCAAGCTGGTTTTAATGGAAGAAAAGGGGGAATGCCATTCACGAACATTACGGCGGATTTTCAACAATTATCATAATATCGATGTAGGGATGTATTCCTATGGCGCCTGTTTTAACTGGCGGCTGTTTCATCCCGGTATAACGGTGGGCCGCTACTGCTCCATCTCCCCGACAGCATCGGCACGAACCCGTGGCCATCCTCTGGAATTTAAATCCTCCCATCCCCTTTTCTTCAGTTCAAAAATGAAATTGTGCAAGGAGGATTTAGTTACCTTCAGTCCGCTGGTGATCGGCAATGATGTATGGATGGGGTATAATTCGATAATCCTTCCCAGGGTCGAGCGTATTGGTGATGGTGCGGTTATCGGAGCAAATGCGGTGGTTACCGATAATGTCCCCCCCTACGCCGTTGTGGCCGGAGTCCCGGCAAAAGTGATCCGCTATCGGTTTTCTCCCAATACTATCGACAAATTATTACAAGAAAAATGGTGGGATAAGGACCTCGAAGAACTGAAGCCCCACTTGGAAGAATTTACCCGGAAATACAACCCGTAA
- a CDS encoding DUF362 domain-containing protein, translating into MLFANFNVRLYAFNFQPRSFTMPKLSRREALHLISQVVGSSLFFPGCLPVKTESRLKKNTKNPSSIVYRSVNGTPVQNMDRVLMLMGGIETIIGPDDIVCIKPNLQWWNQGAPNIAAVNYLIEMIFNRPGGFGGEVILAENNHRGNRPWEMGGWAQTFVRNSDCECIHYNALVHRLKHRFGDRFTASHLIDIKAGGRRVYSPSDGPGYVYCDGTGGNPLLKIDNFQSGDQKRETIMSYPILKTDRGTIIDFKKGIWEKNAYSSRPFRFINFAAINHHSFYCGATASIKNYMGIVDLSGGPDNHKDGRMIGDYYNFHTFPFDHWDEGPVRGIVGYAIGYFMHSIRTADLNFITAHWCGLASRTETPVAEAKTIMASRNPVALDYHASKYVLYPNSTIPFHNPDKTHLPLFQYMAMCAKQTGFGLDEKHTRVESFDFKNNTMQEIENLQVKGEKIWGNNYKSLLKHFLLHIIKKG; encoded by the coding sequence ATGCTATTTGCAAATTTTAACGTGAGATTGTATGCTTTCAACTTTCAACCCAGGTCTTTCACCATGCCGAAGCTGTCTCGACGAGAAGCATTACACCTTATCAGCCAGGTGGTGGGGTCATCGCTATTTTTTCCAGGGTGTTTACCGGTGAAAACAGAATCCAGACTGAAAAAAAACACGAAGAACCCCTCGAGTATCGTATACCGTTCCGTTAACGGCACGCCGGTGCAGAATATGGATCGGGTGCTTATGCTTATGGGAGGCATCGAGACGATAATCGGTCCTGATGACATTGTTTGTATCAAACCGAATCTCCAGTGGTGGAATCAGGGTGCGCCGAACATTGCGGCGGTTAATTACCTTATAGAAATGATATTCAACCGGCCGGGCGGATTTGGTGGTGAAGTCATTCTTGCGGAAAACAATCACCGGGGGAACCGTCCATGGGAGATGGGCGGCTGGGCGCAGACATTTGTACGTAACAGCGATTGCGAGTGCATACATTATAACGCGCTGGTTCATCGCCTGAAACACCGGTTCGGCGATCGGTTTACGGCCAGTCATCTGATCGATATCAAGGCAGGCGGGAGGCGGGTCTATTCGCCCTCCGATGGTCCCGGGTATGTCTATTGTGACGGTACCGGCGGCAATCCGCTTTTAAAAATCGATAATTTTCAGAGCGGCGATCAGAAACGGGAGACAATTATGTCCTATCCCATTCTGAAAACCGACCGGGGGACCATAATCGATTTCAAAAAGGGTATATGGGAAAAAAACGCCTACTCCAGCCGTCCCTTCCGTTTCATAAATTTCGCAGCTATCAACCACCACAGTTTCTACTGTGGTGCAACTGCATCGATTAAAAATTACATGGGAATTGTCGACCTCAGCGGCGGTCCGGATAATCACAAAGACGGCAGAATGATCGGCGATTATTACAATTTCCATACCTTTCCTTTCGACCACTGGGATGAAGGCCCGGTACGGGGCATTGTGGGATACGCGATCGGATACTTTATGCATTCGATTCGAACCGCCGACCTGAATTTCATTACCGCCCACTGGTGTGGACTGGCATCGAGAACCGAAACGCCCGTGGCTGAAGCAAAAACTATCATGGCAAGCCGTAATCCGGTAGCGCTCGATTATCATGCATCAAAGTATGTGCTCTATCCAAACTCCACCATTCCCTTTCACAATCCCGATAAAACTCATCTGCCTCTGTTCCAGTACATGGCTATGTGCGCCAAACAAACCGGTTTCGGGCTCGACGAAAAACATACCAGGGTGGAATCCTTTGATTTCAAGAACAACACAATGCAGGAGATCGAAAACCTCCAGGTCAAAGGAGAAAAGATATGGGGCAATAATTATAAATCACTTCTCAAGCATTTTTTGCTTCATATAATCAAAAAGGGATAG